ATGAGCGGGGCTCAACGCTTTCGATCATTAAACCCGTACTTACCAGACTCGGCAAGGGCCTTCAGCAGCTCATTCCACAAATTCAAGCACAACAGTCCGAACTAACACCAAGCTCCTCTCATTATCAGACCGCATCGCAAAAACAACTCAACTCACATATCCTTGAGAGACTTGGATACCGCTTTGAGCAAGGAAGACTTGACACCACAACTCACCCCTTCATGACAACGCTCGGTCCCCGTGATAAGCGAATAACGACTCGATACTGTGAGGACAACTACCTTTCGTCACTCCTGACAACGCTGCATGAAGCTGGCCATGCGCTTTACGAGATGGGATTGAAAGAAGAATATGTCGGCACACCACTTGGCAGCACTGAATCACTCAGCATTCATGAGTCTCAGTCACGTATCTGGGAAAATATCATTGGAAGGAGCAAACCGTTTTCTGAGTTTCTCCATACTGTACTCCGAGAGTTCTTTCCGAAGGAGTCTACTTCTCTTACGCCCGAGGATATCTGGCATCGACTCAACTTTGTAACACCCAGTCTGATCAGAGTTGAAGCAGATGAAGTCTCATACTCCATACATATCATTATTCGACTCCTATTAGAGTCAGAGATTTTTATCGAAGGGCTCCCTGTTGAGGAGCTCCCGACGCGGTGGAGGGAACTCTATCGAGAATACCTTGACATCGAAGTTCCGAATGACCAAGCGGGAATTCTCCAAGATGTTCACTGGTATGGAGTTGGCTTTGGATACTTTCCTACGTATGCGCTTGGGAATCTGTACAGTGCTTTGATGATGAACTGTATCCGCGAGACTATCCCCAACCTGGATGAGCACATAGCTCAGGGAGAGTTCGGGCAGATTCTCCAGTGGCTCAGAGAGAACGTCCACAAACACGGGATGCGCTATCGAGGACCTGAGCTTGCTGAAAAGCTCTCAGGACAGCCCCTAACAGAGAAGCCTTTTCTTCAATACCTGCGGGCAAAGTTCTTCAACGAAGAATAATCTGAGCCCAACACGCTCATTTAAAGACGTCCAGCTGAACAAAGGAGAGAATCTTTCTAAGGAGACTCCTCACTTGATGATCAGACCTCTTGATCACCCGTCAATTTTGGTTGTGGGACATACAGACCCGTAAGACGAGCAAGGATTGGAATGAAAACGAGCGCACCTATC
This window of the bacterium genome carries:
- a CDS encoding carboxypeptidase M32 — its product is MICLMREPPQSLQNYYQQSKEIYLLHCVLQVLEWDQQVYMPPQAAEFRAHQIEYMSRLAHEQRTSESYYRLVQELYNDMAELTDNDRLNIALSLESIERSRKLTPGFVARRAKASATAYTAWTQARKQDDFQTVMPFLKENIELAKQEADLLGYEQYAYDALLENYERGSTLSIIKPVLTRLGKGLQQLIPQIQAQQSELTPSSSHYQTASQKQLNSHILERLGYRFEQGRLDTTTHPFMTTLGPRDKRITTRYCEDNYLSSLLTTLHEAGHALYEMGLKEEYVGTPLGSTESLSIHESQSRIWENIIGRSKPFSEFLHTVLREFFPKESTSLTPEDIWHRLNFVTPSLIRVEADEVSYSIHIIIRLLLESEIFIEGLPVEELPTRWRELYREYLDIEVPNDQAGILQDVHWYGVGFGYFPTYALGNLYSALMMNCIRETIPNLDEHIAQGEFGQILQWLRENVHKHGMRYRGPELAEKLSGQPLTEKPFLQYLRAKFFNEE